The window ACCATCCTAACGATGTTGGCGTTTAAGCTCTTCGTAAGCGGCGTTGATTTCTTTGGTGCGTTCTTCAGCCACATCACGAAGCTCGGGTCCCATGTCGGCCACTCGGTCTGGGTGATATTGCTGTATCAGTGCTTGATAAGCTTTCTTGATTTCTTTGAGCGTCGCATCGGTTGAGATCCCCAGGGTCTCATAAGATTTGGAGGAAGCTTGAGGCTTGGTGGTCTTCGGACTGTTTTCAGCTTCCTTGGCGCGTAATTGTTCCCGCAGGTCCCGGTAGATCCACACGATTACATAGGCAAGCGCCGCCATGGCTAAAAAATTAACAAGTTTCATCTGGGCCCTACAACTCACAGATTTAGGCGTTTCGTCAAGTTTCCCACCCAGGTCATTTGCTTTGGAGCATGAATCTTGCTCCGAATGGGTCCAAAATGAGGCATTCTAACCCTTTGAAAACACGGTTTTCTTGCTCCGCTGGCTTGGTTTCGATATCGATTTATCATGCGAATAGGTTCGGATAATGGTCATCGTCGTGGTCGGCGTAAGTTGGCTCGTAGAACATGGGTTCTTGGGAGTACTTTCTTTGTATTTCTAGGCTTGTGCGGCAGTGCCTACGCCGCGCCGCGTATGGCACTCGTGGTCCGTGGTGCGGGCTCGGGCAGTGATAAAGCAGCTGCTTTTGTCGGCCACTATTTTCAGGCTGAGCTTGCGGCAGATAAACGCTACGATTTGGTAAATTTTGATGTTGTACTCGGTAACCCTGCATTCGAGCGGGCCGAGCAATCCTTTGCGGCAGCGCGGGTCTCGGTCTCGCAGGGCCGGGCGGCCTATGAAGAGTTCGAACTTGATCGAGCCAAAGAGCACCTGCGAACGGCGCTCAATAAGTTTCAAAGACATACCGGTCATATGAGCAACTACGCGGAGATCGCGGACATCTACATGCTCCTGGGTGCAATCTACAGCCTCGAGGGCGCTGAGAATAAAGCTCGGCAGACCATGGCGGATGCTTGGTCGATTTATCCGCAGATTGAGCCCGACCCGAGACTCTACAATCCTGGGATGCGCGAGCATTTTCAAAAAGCCATCAAGATCCGGCAAACCCAAAAACGTGGTTCTCTCTCACTCTCATCTAATCCAAGCTATGCGAAAATTTATGTCGATGGCGTTTTTCGAGGTGTGACTCCGGGAAATATTGGAGAGCTCACAGCAGGGCAGCATCACATTCGTCTTCTTAAGCCCGGTTTTCGAGGCTGGGGACGGGTCGTTCGCGTTAAGCCTGGCCGCACGGTTGAAGAAGTGGCGCGGCTTCGGCCCACGGATCACTTTGACGATTTTGATAGCCTAGCGGCGGCGGCCGTAGACTCGGTGGCAAGCGGCGATAGGGGAGATAACCGCTCCGCATTGCCCGCGGCAGTAGAAGAGATTGGTACCTTTTTGGATATTGATTCTCTGATGTTGGTTGATGTTCGTCTTGAGGGTGAAACCGTAAAAGTTTACGCCACTCAGGTGGATCTGAATGCCGCAACGCCTCAAGAAGCGTGGCGCGCATCCGGAGAACAGCTCTTCTCCTACGACACAGTTCCAAAGACATATGAGCGCGAAATAACGATGTTGTTCAAAACCTCGTTCAGCGAAATGGCCATGGCGGTACCTGAGCAAAAGGCTAAGGATTCGGCAGATTCCTGGGCATTTGCTGAGAGTTGTTTGGGAATGGCTTGCAGCACCTACAAGCAGGTTATGGTTTGGTCGAGTATCGGAGCAGGCCTGGCAGCTGCAGGTGCAGGCGGTGCTATGTGGGCGCTGGCGAAGCAAGACAACGATGAATACCGAGCAGGCTCACAAGGACCTTTCCAAGGCAGCGATCAAGCGGCTGCTTTAAAAAGCTCAGGACAAAACAAGGCACTGGTCGGCGATATTTTAGTTGGCGTTGGTGTTTCAGCGGTCATCACAGGAACCTTATTGCATCTGCTTTGGTATCCGGGCGCTACAGCTGACGATGTTATGAATCAAAGCGGCAGTGGCTGGGGTTTTCAGTGGGTACCCATGCTGGACGGCGGCAGTTTACAACTCAACGGAGAATTTTGATGATGGCTCGGCCATGGATTGTACTTTTCTCTTTGGTAGCGTTGGTTGGATGCAGTGCTAGCTTAGATTGGGAAGCTGAGGGGCTTCGTTGTGATCCGGAAAACCCGTGTCTCGAGGGTTACAGTTGCCGCGCTACAGAATGTGTCACGGAACATAGCTTGGCGAAGAACCAAACTTGTACCGACGACATACAATGCGACTTTCAATACATTTGCTCGCCGGAGAAGAAGCTCATTTGCACAACGAAGTGCAGCTATTTTTATACCAGTGATGATTGTCCTTATGTGGGAGTCGATGGTCGCGGTGATTATTGTATGCCGGTTTCGGATAGCACGATTCGCGGCGTGTGCATGCCGGGAGATGTTTGTAAGAGCGGTGAAGATTGTCAATGCAACGGTGACAACTGTACCAATTTGGGAGATACCTGCGTTGAGGTGAGCGATAGCACGCGCATCTGTCAGGTCGGTTGTGAAGTGATGTGGGGATTGGCAGGTCCGGATGCTTACACTGACACCTGTGCGCCAACCGCGGGGCAACCAACCTATTGTCAGCCCGTTGGTGCCATCGGTAAGCAGAAGCTGGTGTGTTTGGATGCAACAGCTGCTCAGGATGATGGTGATACCTGTGCCGTGGGTTCTCAGCCATGCAATCGAGGTTCTTTATGCGTCGACGACCGGTGTAACCGTTATTGTAATAGAGCTTGGAATCCAGAGTCAGATCTTAGTGGAAGCAATCCGAGTTGTTCCGAAGCAGAATTCTGCTGTGCTTTGGGTGTAGGAAGCGACGATACGCTGGGCTACTGCTCTGAGAGTTGCGGTAATTGAACCGATACAATGAAGGCGTTTAGCCGAGCCGCGTTTCTTGAGTCTTTTGAATCAATCCATCGATCAGTGCTTTTGCTTTGTCATCGAGTCCAGTGAATTCGATGCCCATGCCAGGCTCTCTTCGGCCGCTCTTACCGCGGGTTACCCAGGCTACAACCGCTTTGGTCGTAAATGACTCGTCTTGTCCAGGCATGCTGAAGGTCACATCGACTTTGGCGCCAATGTCCATGAGTAAATCTGAACGTAAAAATGCGCCGCCCGCGCTGACGTTTACAGTGTCGAAAAGAATTTCACCGTGCACAGGGTCTTCGGAGTCGCTTAATTTAAACTCTACGGAGAGAGGGTAACGGTTGTAACGGCGAAGTTGTTCAGTGGGATCTGTTTGAACGGTCATTGAATACCCCCAATAACGCCCTAA of the Deltaproteobacteria bacterium genome contains:
- a CDS encoding DnaJ domain-containing protein encodes the protein MKLVNFLAMAALAYVIVWIYRDLREQLRAKEAENSPKTTKPQASSKSYETLGISTDATLKEIKKAYQALIQQYHPDRVADMGPELRDVAEERTKEINAAYEELKRQHR
- a CDS encoding PEGA domain-containing protein; translation: MRIGSDNGHRRGRRKLARRTWVLGSTFFVFLGLCGSAYAAPRMALVVRGAGSGSDKAAAFVGHYFQAELAADKRYDLVNFDVVLGNPAFERAEQSFAAARVSVSQGRAAYEEFELDRAKEHLRTALNKFQRHTGHMSNYAEIADIYMLLGAIYSLEGAENKARQTMADAWSIYPQIEPDPRLYNPGMREHFQKAIKIRQTQKRGSLSLSSNPSYAKIYVDGVFRGVTPGNIGELTAGQHHIRLLKPGFRGWGRVVRVKPGRTVEEVARLRPTDHFDDFDSLAAAAVDSVASGDRGDNRSALPAAVEEIGTFLDIDSLMLVDVRLEGETVKVYATQVDLNAATPQEAWRASGEQLFSYDTVPKTYEREITMLFKTSFSEMAMAVPEQKAKDSADSWAFAESCLGMACSTYKQVMVWSSIGAGLAAAGAGGAMWALAKQDNDEYRAGSQGPFQGSDQAAALKSSGQNKALVGDILVGVGVSAVITGTLLHLLWYPGATADDVMNQSGSGWGFQWVPMLDGGSLQLNGEF
- a CDS encoding PilZ domain-containing protein — protein: MTVQTDPTEQLRRYNRYPLSVEFKLSDSEDPVHGEILFDTVNVSAGGAFLRSDLLMDIGAKVDVTFSMPGQDESFTTKAVVAWVTRGKSGRREPGMGIEFTGLDDKAKALIDGLIQKTQETRLG